The nucleotide sequence AGCGTTTTACCCGTCTCCTTCCCTGTAGACACGCACATCTTGTCTGGTGAAAGAAATTGCAGTTGCCAAAAATAAGCCAAGATTTTGAAGGGAAGTAGAAAAATTAATGAGGCTGGCCACCGGAAAATCATTTATGAGGTTGAGATGGGGGTGATTCTTTGGGAGCTGCCTCCGTGCCTCCGCTTCCCTGGGAAAGTGGCCTGTCCCGGGTGTCCTGCACACAGGCCCGCACGCCTCTCGTCACCTCCCTGGGACAAAGATGCTCTGTGTCTGTCCTGGGGACTCTCACACTGCTGTGCCTGTTCTTTCCAGCTGGCAAACGCCCTTCTGGAAAAGGAAGTGATAAACTATGAGGACATCGAGGCTCTTATTGGCCCGCCGCCCCACGGGCCGAAGAAAATGATCGCACCGCAGAGGTGGGTCGACGCCCAGAGGGAGAAACAGGACTCGGGAGAGGAGGAGGCCGAAGAGACCCAACAGCCCCCACTTGGAGGCGAAGAGCCGACTtggcccaagtagctgggacgtgTCGGCCGCACGTGCGGGTGACCCGAGAACTGAGGGCTCACTCAGCCACCCTGCGTTGCTTTTCAACTGAGGTTTGCACTTCCTCTTGCGGCCCTCAGTAGTCCCTGTGCAGTGACTTCTGAGATCTGTTTGTTGATTACCCTtttcatgattgtaagtttctctGCAGAAACAACTGGCCAAGCCTTGTGTGTGTGCGTCGTCTCCCCTGTGGGGAAGGTTCTCAGTGCGTTCCCAAGTGAGCATGGAACACCTGAGTTCCCAAGGTTCTAGACAGTCGTTCCCAGCGTGGCTGAGGCCACCCAGAGGCAGCAGAGCATTCAGACTCCGAACAGACCGCTGTTCATGCCGACGCTTGCCCGGCCTCCCAGTTCCTGTGGCTCCCTCAGAATGCTAACGGGATCGGACATGAAAGGACCCTCTGAGCCAGCAGCCCCGTCCTCCAGCTCACTCGTCAATGGGGCCACACAGTCCGGCCCAGGCACTGGGCTCCAGGGGACTCAACACTGCCCCCTGCTGCCATGTGGACGGTGCATGTTGAGGACTTCTTGCTGGTCTAGTCAAACATGCAGTGTTGGGGGATGCCTTGGTTTTTTCTGCCCTGAGAACTGTTGAGACACTTTACTAATAAACTCTGTGGTTGGAAAATCTACATCTGCATTGTCTGGCCAGCTCTAATGCAGGGGAGCTGGCGGGCTTACCTTGGATCACAGGGTCTTGTGGTTTCAGTTTGTCATTTGAGTAATGCAGGGACTAAGTGGAAAACTCCTGTAGGAATCGGGGGCCTGGACCCTGTAGGGATAGAGGATGACCCAGGACGCCCTGGCCCTGTGTTCCGGGGCATGCGGCTCCCACTCTGGCCTCCTTGCGTCTGCCCTCCCTGTGGTGCAGTGACGTGAGTGGATTGTCCTGTTGTTGCTGCAACACTGAGTGCCCTGAGAAACGCCGGCAGAGCAGTAAGGAGGCAACCACAGGTGCGGTCACACACCCAAGTGGGGGCATCTCTGAGAGACGCCTTGACCTTTGCCCAAGTTCTTCAAATCCAAAGAGCAGCACGTAGTTGGGAAGGTTTTAGCTGGTGTAGCCAAGGGTCGTGTCCTCAgtaatcatttttttcctgttgtgttggtttttgacagtcttgctttgtcgcccaggttagagtgcagtggcgccatctcggctcactgcagcctcaatctcctgggttcaagcaatcctcctgactcagcctcccaagtagctgggaccacaggcatgcaccactatgcctaatttttgtattttttgcagagacagggctaGACTGTAatttctgagttcaagtgatcctcctgccttgccctcccaatgtgttgggattacaggtgtgagccattgtaccgAGCcttttgtgaaattattttactatttttaatttttttttttttttttgggagatggaatcatgctctgtagcccaggctggagtgcagtggtgctatcttggctctctgcaacctccacctccagggttcaagcaattctcctgcctcagcctcccaagtagctggggccacaggtgcgtgccaccacgcctggctaattttttttatttttagtagagatggtcctcatctcctgacctcgtgatctgcctgcttcggcctcccaaagtgctgggattacaggtgtgagccaccacacccagccctaaattttttgattttgagacggaggcttaactctgtcacccaggctggagtgcagtggcgcagtcttgactctgtaacctccgcctcctgggttcaaatgattctcccgtctgagtctctggagtagctaggattacacgcgTACACTaccacacggctaatttttgtatttttagtagagacaggatcttgccatgttggctaggctggtctccaactcctgatatcaggtgatccactcgtctcggcctcccaaagtgctggaattacaggtgtgagccaccatccccggcctgtgaaattttttttttttttttttttgagacggagtcatgctctgtcgcccaggctggagcacagtggcgcgattcactgcaagctctgcctccccggttcacaccattctgcctcagcctcccaagtagctgggactacaggcgccgccaccacacccggctcattttttgtatttttagtagacggggtttcaccgtgtttgccaggatggtctcgatctgccgacctcgtgatccgcccgcctcggcctcccaaactgctgggattacaggtgtgagccatcgcgcccggccggGACTGTGAAATTCTTAAAATGTGGACTAAGTTTTACCAGGAGGAAGGCTGGTGATTGGGTGAGGGTAGGGAAGAAAGAGGGTTATTAAGATTTAAAGGTTTCCAGGTAGCAGTAAGATGGATGGTGCCTTCACAGACTTGCACTAGAGAGTAAGAGCTGGCTTTTTGTTGAtgcttttctttgtgaagggagGCAGTAGGCACAGCAGGTCAGAATGTGACGTTTTCAGTTGGGTACCCCTGACCTTAGAGAAGTCACCTAATCCTGGGCCAAGGGAAAGGGGGGACAGAGGCCAACAGTAACTGCTCCTTACGGAGTTGTGTGGATTCGATGTGAAAATGCACATCCGGAACTGAACTCCCTGCTTACAAAAACACTCAAGAtatgttaattttatcttttaaaaaaccagcataggccgggcgcggtggctcacgcctgtaatcccaacactttgggaggccgaggcgggcggattgcctgagctcaggagttcgaaaccagcttgggcaacacggtgaaaccccgtctctactactaaactaaaatacaaaaaattaacctggtgtggtggcgggcgcctgtaatcccagctactcgggaggcagagtttgcagtgagccgagatcacgccattgcactccagcctgggcgacggagtgaggcTCTTGTCTCAATATAAAAAAGTTCTAAATGGATGGGAGGAGAATAAACGCTGGAACAAGGAGGACGACGGCCTTAGGTTGCGCAGACTCGGATCTCATTGCAGTTTTCCTGCCTTTGCGCTACAAACGTGTCCCACAAACGCGAACAAACTTAAGAATTGCCGGGGCGTCGCCCGTTCGCCGTCCGCCCAGATGCTGGCCGCGCGCGCGTTAGTCCGCAAGGCGGGACTCGGCCTGAGCCCACCGCGGCCCGCGCAGCGGCTGAAGCGCCGGGGCAGTAACGGCGGACGTCAAGCAAGTCCGGCCGCGGGGTCCGCAGGGCCCGGGCATCACTGCCCCGCCGCCGCACTCTGAGCGACGCCATGTCTGCGAGGGCGGCCCTGAGAGAGCGCGGTGACGTCAGTTCCTCCTTTCCGGGCTCTGATTGGTCAGAGCGCCCGGAGCTTCTGGTTGGCCGGCCCTGCTATCATCCCAGGGTGCATTGCGGCGCCGTTTCCTTTCCGCTCGGTTGTCTTCCTGCGCAGGAGGTGAGCTAGACTCGGTCCCGGCCTTTGGGCTTCATCCGGCGCCATCGGCCTGGCGTTGCTGCCAGCGCGGGCATGGATGGGCCCCTTCTTTTTCGCAGACAGCGTTGGGCCGGGGCCCGGGCTCTAGGCGCGGCCGgacggcccaggctggagggttcAGGGCGGAGGTCCGGGGGGTGCGCGCGCCCGGGGCGCGGCCTCTCACTCGCTCCCTCGCGTTCGCAGCCGCAGGGCCGTAGgcagccatggcgcccagccggaatggcatgatcttgaaGCCCCACTTCCACAAGGACTGGCAGCGGCGCGTGGCCACGTGGTTCAACCAGCCGGCCCGGAAGATCCGCAGGTGAGCCCTGCGCTCGGGGCGCCCCTGGGGCTCGCGCCCGCGGCTGCGCCTTGGTTTGGGGGTGGCCGGTGCCAGGGCGGGGGGCGCTGTCTGCGGCCGCCGCGGAGCACTCGCCTGGCGGCCTTAGGCGAGGGTGACCGCCGCTGGGCTTCTCTCCACCAGACGCAAGGCCCGGCAAGCCAAGGCGCGCCGCATCGCCCCGCGCCCCGCGTCGGGGCCCATCCGGCCCATCGTGCGCTGCCCCACGGTTCGGTACCACACGAAGGTGCGCGCTGGCCGCGGCTTCAGCCTGGAGGAGCTCAGGGTGAGTAGTGGCAGCGCCGCGGTGTCGGGAGGGCCCTGAGTCCCCTGTGCTGGCCTCAGTCGCGTGATGACATTCTCCGGAATCGCTGGACGGCCTTGATGAAAGCACGTTTGAACCCTTTTCCATCTGATCGCTGGGCCTCTCCATCCGGGCCTCGCGGCGGCGAAGGCCCGGGCCCGCCTCCATCTCTCTCCGCTTCTGGGGCAGGTGGCCGGCGTTCACAAGAAGGTGGCGCGGACCATCGGCATCTCTGTGGATCCGAGGAGGCGGAACAAGTCCACGGAGTCCCTGCAGGCCAACGTGCAGCGGCTGAAGGAGTACCGCTCCAAACTCATCCTCTTCCCCAGGAAGCCCTCGGCCCCCAAGAAGGGAGACAGTTCTGTGAGTACAGGGCTCTCCGGCCGTCCTGGCGCGCGGGGAAAGTGAGGCCGGGTTCCTTTATCGGCGACACCCGTCCCTGGGCCCTGCTGGGGTGAGAAGAACCAAAACCTCGTGGCCGTTGTGATCCGCAGGATACGCCTGTCTTGCAGGATGACGAGCTAATCGGGACTACTAAGGTTCACCTGTGGTTTTCAGCAGGGATGACCTTAGTGGTCACGGCAAAGGCTGTGTGACTTGGAGCCAGCTTTTTCCGTTGAAATCATTGTCTCCCTAAAATGCTTCGTGttctggcctggcgcggtggctcaagcctgtaatcccagcactttgggaggccgagacgggcggatcacgaggtcagaagatcgagaccatcctggataacatggtgaaaccccgtctctactaaaaatacaaaaattaggccgggcgcggtggctcaagcctgtaatcccagcactttgggaggccgagacgggcggatcacgaggtcagaagatcgagaccatcctggataacatggtgaaacctcgtctctactaaaaaaaatacaaaaaactagccgggcgaggtggcgggcgcctgtagtcccaactactcgggaggctgaggcaggagagtggcgtaaacccgggaggcggagcttgcagtgagctgagatccggccactgcactccagcctgggtgacagagcaagactccgtctcaaaaaaaaaaaaaaaaaatgcttcgtGTTCcaaaatattctagaaaaacCTTGTAGGGTAAGGTTGATAAAAGTCCATTGTATACGTTTCCGGGTAGTTGAATTAAGGAACGATTTTCTCTGCCCCGTTCCTGGTTCACAGGTAGATATAACTGTCTCATGCGTGTTGTGTCAACTCAGTAAGATAGCCACCTAACTAGTAATGACTGTTCTCAACACTGGGGACACAAAGTATGTTGGAGGAAAGGCTCAGACACTGGTGCTGAACTCGGGATCCCCAGGGGGAAGTTTCGGGCCAGGCGGGGGTGGAGTCCTTGGGGCAGCGCGGCTAAAGGCACTTAACTCTTCTCGTTCATCAACAGGCTGAAGAACTGAAACTGGCCACCCAGCTGACGGGACCGGTCATGCCCATCCGGAATGTAAGTTAACACTTGCTCAAATCCAGCTTTAGACGAGATCAGTGGGTGAACACATGGATATCTGAGATGGGGATCAGGCCTAAGAAAGTTAATGGTGGCAGTTGTGCTGTGTGTGGAGGTTTGTGGAAAAGaatatttcttagtttttacttcttgCAACCACGAAGCCGTAAATTGGGAAGTTTTTTTGGAAAGAGAGTTTCTCTACGTTGCTTACACTGGTTTTGAATTTTGGGATTTACAGACCTAAGCTGCCGTGTGTAGCTCAGGCAGggagggtttttcttttcttttcttttctttttttttttttttttttttaaatcacagggAAGGTGACTGACTCAAGAGTCGCTTTTCCGCAGTTGGGCAGCACACCTGCCCTTACATCCCCCGAAGTCCTCTGGGTTCTGATGATGCCTATTGTGCCTTTGCCCATTGACACACTGGGTTCAACAACTTGTGTTTCTCTTCTAGGTCTATAAGAAGGAGAAAGCTCGAGTCATTACTGAGGAGGAGAAGAATTTCAAAGCCTTCGCTAGTCTCCGCATGGCCCGTGCCAACGCCCGGCTCTTCGGCATACGGGCAAAAAGAGCCAAGGAAGCCGCAGAACAggatgttgaaaagaaaaaataaagccctCCTGGGGACTTGTAATCAGTCAGCAGTCACGCTGGGTCTCCCCGTGGTGTATTTCGTGGGAGCTGCTGGGCCTGGGATGGGGTTTCGCTGCTGTGACTTCCTTACAGGGGATTTGGGGCTTTCTTGAAAGACAGTCCAAGCCCTGGATTATGCCTTCCTTTCTGTGTTAAAGCACTGGGTGGTTTGGTCAGTGGCTGATGTAAAATGGTTTTCTTGTGGGGAGGTTACAGAGGCTGACTTTGGCCgagtggacttttttttttcttcttcttaaagaGATAAGGTTGGGCTGGTGCTCacactgtcatcccagcactttgggattggctcaggagttcaacaccagcctggccaacatggcaaaatcccgtatctactaaaaatttaaaaatcagctgtgtGTGGTGCCATGCACTCGTAGTcgcagctactgggaggctgaggtgaggggatcacttgaacccaggaggcagagggtgcagcgagccaagatcataccactgcattctagcctgggcaacagtgagactgtctaaaaaaatagATAAGGTCTTTGGCACAcagggctggagtacagtgccacagtcatggctcactgcagccttgaactcgtggcctcaagcaatcctcagctTTTCTAGTAGAGGGGTTTAGAGGCACGAGACCCTGCACCCAACCTAGAGTTGCCTCTTTTAAGCAAAGTAGTTTCTAGTTAATGTAGCATCTTGGACTTCGGGGCATCGTTCTTGAGCCTGTTGTGCCTGGTGACCATGGTCCTGACCCTTCCCTTCGCTGGGCGTCTTCACCCCGACACCAAGGTACTAGATGGCCCTGCCAAGTGTCGGCCTCTCCCGTTAAACATTCTGAAGCCATTGTTTTTGCTTCGTGGGCGAGAGGCAGCCAGAGAGCGTGCCATGGTGCCCTGGTCTGAGCTGGGCATCCCCATGTCTTCTGTGTCCGAGGGCAGCATGGTTCCTTGTGCAGTGCCCAGACACCAGACACAGGCTGCCCTGGTCCTACCAGCTCACAGCAGCACCTGCTCTCCTTGGCAGCTATGGCCATGACAGCCCCAGAGAAGCAGCTTCAGGGACCGAGTCAGATTGTTTTCTCTGCATGCCTTTGCCAGGTGCAGGCATTGAGGCACCCAGTGGGCTGTTACTGGCGTGGAAATGGGTGATGCTGGTACCTCTGCTGCTGCACTCAGTCACACTTGGTACCTGATGACACCTTGCTTGTTTGGAAACAGATCCTAAGCCATCTAGTAGATGATTTGGAGGCTGTTGGCTACTGTTTCATGTCTACAGTGTACGTGCTGAGTTTGATCAGTTTGTATGTTTGGGAATCTTGTCCTCTAAAGTTAAGGTGGGCCaagcgcagcggctcatgcctgtaatcctaacattttgggaggccgaggtgggtggatcacctgaggttgggagtttgagaccagcccggccaatatgctgaaacctcatctctactaaaaatacaataatgagctgagtggtggcacacacgtgtaatcccagctactcgcaagtcagagattgcagtgatccgagatgtgccactgcactccagcctgggtgacagagcgagactctgtctcaaaagagaaaaaaaaggttgTGCAAGGTGGATGGTTGGAAGCTTAAACCTAGGctcatatcctcacatgaaaGGGCATGAAGGTCTCTGGTGGACTCCAACCTGGCTGAAGGCTGGTCACAGGGTGTTGGGGGGGTCACTGGCActgggcactccagcctgcttcCTCCCTACCACACCACACTAGGGGACGGGCCTTTCCTGCTGTCTGCAGGGAGCACCTGGAGTAGCTGTGCAGTGTGATGTGGTAAGTGGAGTAGAGGTCTGCACCCCATCACACCCCTTGCTGCTTTTACAAAGCACTGTGATCTGCTTGTTCCGGGGGCTCTCCTACCAGCTGACTTCACGGGGAAATCGGGGGGTTCAGGTATCGTCCGTGCACCTGGGGCAGGGCAGCCTGCACTGAACCTGCCAGAGCGTCCTCCCCATTTCACTGAACGAAAAGTCCCCAGGGCCATGTTCCTAACCCTATGTTCTCTCCATTTGCTTAATCCATTAAGACCCCTAACAGGAGAGGGTGGATTTTCTCTGTGGTGTCTCGGACCCTGCTGTTGGCCAGCGCCGTTAGCAATAGGTCATTTTTCTAGGTTACGTTGGGACAATGTGAGTCTGGTGCCGGACGTGGCTGTGGGTTGGGCCGGTCTGCCTACTGCCTGCGGCTCCACTACCTGAGATGCAGCAGGTGCGGCTGCGCCCTTCTGGGACTGCGGAAGGCTCCCTGCAGGATAGCTGGGGACTGGGCAGGTGGGTGAGGCAGCTCCCTGCTGACACCCAGACCTTGTAGCTGGAGCAAGATCTCTCCTGATCGGGGGACAGGCCTGTCTGCTCCAAGACAGACTCTGCCACCACGTGCAAAGGGGCCCTTTGTTTAACTTAGTCCCTGGGCACCGCCCGATTCAGCACCTGGCGGCCCAGGTTGCCCCGCTGGTGGCTGGTGGGGACACGTGCCTGAGTGTGGGCGTGACCTAGGGGGCGCTGTGGAACCTGGGCTGGAACCAGCCCTCTGTGCCAGGCTGCAGACAGGTGCCGCCGGCCCTGAGGGGCAGCTGCCGTGGCATGAGTCACTGGGAGCTGAGAGGAAGGGCCCCGACCCAGCCTCAGCAAAACGGCTTTGGggaacaccttgatttcagccatGCGAGCCCTCCCAGGGAGTGCAGCCAAGCTGTGAAGACTCAGACACGGACCCGTGTGCCACGAGCTTGTGTCTGCTGCCCAGGGGAGGAAGTGCACCCAGGTTCCTCATTCCGTTTTGCAGGATTCCATCGGTGTGCGGGCACTTCCCGTTCAGCCTGTCGCCCCCGGGGAGCACGGACTGGCTCTGTGGCGCCCTTGGCCTTGTAGAAGCGTTGGTTTTATGGCAGGTGCATCTCCCACGGTGGGCGGGGCTTTGCCAGCAATGCCCATGGGGATCATGGGGCCAGGTGCGCTCCAGCTCCTGCAGAACTGCTCAGGGATAGTCTCGGGAGGGGCTAATCGCGTGCCCTGGTAATGCCCTGGTGATGCGCCATTTCTCACGCCGGCTGCTCTGGCCCCAGCTAAAGGGGAAGACTGGTGCTGACGGGAGCTGCACACAATTTTTCTCCAtgtattgtttattttgctttttcttttggctAGACATTAGGAATTTCAGTTTTCCCAggttgtatttttccttttttttttttttttttttttgagacggagtctcgctctgtcgcccaggctggagtgcagtggccggatctcagctcactgcaagctccgcctgccgggtttgcgccattctcctgccttagcctcccaagtagctgggactacaggcgcctgccacatcgccaggctagttttttgtattttttagtagagacggggtttcaccaagttagccaagatggtctcgatctcctgacctcgtgatccgcccgtctcggcctcccaaagtgctgggattacaggcttgagccaccgcgcccggccaaaaagattccttttctattttaaaattatcatgcAGGGCTGGGTGAGGTCGCTCACGCCTATCTAGTCtgaaaactttgggaggctgaggtaggaggatggcatgagcccaggagtttaaggctgcagtgagccgagatcgctccactgccctccagcctggatgaagagcgagaccctgtctcaaaaaaatacatattatgcaGTAGTTTCAACCCTGGAAGAGTAGTGTGCATCTTTGAATTTTAACATGTGTTCCTCTCCCATCCAGGCATAGTTTTATTTGGAATCTGGTTATCCTGTAGTTGCttagttaaaaatatatgtaattgcaatcatttaaaaagcaaaaaacaggccaggtacagtggctcctgcctgtaatcccagcacttcaggaggccagggcaggcagatcttttgaacccaggagtttgagaccagcccaggcaacatggcaaagacccatgtctaccaaaaaaataaaaatactggccggcgtggtggcggcacctatagtcccagctactcaggaggctgaggcgggaggattgcttgagcccgggaggtcgaggctgcagtgagccgagactgtgccactgccctccgtcttgggtgacagagtgagagaccctgtctcaaaaaaaaaaaaaaagaagaagaaataatgctAATTAGAACTGTTGTAATTTAGAGGGAAATTACAGTCATTTTAGGTTATTTGGTGTTTTCTTCATTTCGTTTAAGCCAGAGAAGAGTGGGTATCTGCATCCTCTTCTCTGTTTTCCTGGGTCTCCCtgtattagttttttctttataattagtcacatttattttttatggtttctgtatcttaaatttttttttttaagttatagaagaggccgggcacggtggctcaggcctgtaatcccagcactttgggaggccgaggcgggcggatcacgaggtcaggagatcgagaccatcctggctaacacggtgaaaccccgtctctactaaaaaatacaaaaaactagccgggcgaggtggcggcgcctgtagtcccagctactcgggaggctgaggcaggagaatggtgtaaacccgggaggcggagcttgcagtgagctgagatccggccactgcactccagcctgggtgacagagcgagactccgtctcaaaaaaaaaaaaaaaaaaaaaaaaaaagttatagaagaaatatatgccattggccaaaaaaaaaaaaaaaaaaaaagtccagctACACAGAAGTGAGGAGAACGAAGCAAACAGCCGCTTCACGTCCCACACCCTGGGAGCAGCTGCACCCAGGTCTGTCCGGAGACGGTGTGTGAGCATATTCCAGCACAAGAATCTggacttctgtttctttttttttcttttttttttttttgagacgagtctcgctcagtcccccaggctggagtgagtgccgcaatctcggctcgctgcaagctctgcctcgcgggttccccccattctcctgcctcagcctcctgagtagctgggaccacaggcgcccgctgccacactcagctaattttttgcatttttagtagagatggggtttcaccgtgttcgccaggatggtctcgatctcctgacctcgtgatccacccgtctcggcctcccaaagtgctgggattaca is from Macaca fascicularis isolate 582-1 chromosome 20, T2T-MFA8v1.1 and encodes:
- the RPL13 gene encoding large ribosomal subunit protein eL13, which produces MAPSRNGMILKPHFHKDWQRRVATWFNQPARKIRRRKARQAKARRIAPRPASGPIRPIVRCPTVRYHTKVRAGRGFSLEELRVAGVHKKVARTIGISVDPRRRNKSTESLQANVQRLKEYRSKLILFPRKPSAPKKGDSSAEELKLATQLTGPVMPIRNVYKKEKARVITEEEKNFKAFASLRMARANARLFGIRAKRAKEAAEQDVEKKK